A stretch of Vibrio sp. B1FLJ16 DNA encodes these proteins:
- the pelA gene encoding pectate lyase, translating to MKMLKKTYIAAALTVACFSGAIHAQELTWDNANLHTVSLMMSEPMMKVDGSYHELLDSHYFKPMMTKDKVVMAPLDDIIDELNGVTKVDGKKIEFTLNGKTVVMKDGSSDATVNGKKVKAPAAAKLVDGAMYVPFKFVFEQFNGKYSWNSSRNLAEVTLLRPEGTIFKAEKGNISLKTLGDQKDEWYGSAEAQTVADAMVKNQNADGGWFKIGSSNSLAQVYDRDTFPTYRQKSTIDNDATYTQIMTLAKVYQHTNKAEYKDAAIRGVEYLLDGQYKNGGWPQFFPNSTGYHRHVTFNDNAIANTLNVMRDVASQKNEFAFVSDKLAKRAQASMDKGLRLVLDSQVVSNGQKTGWCAQYNIDTLACERGRSYELASISGDESVNVIQFLMSIDNPSAEVVDSVNSAVSFLKSKEITGKKMIRTPDDTMEFGVNRVVIDQEGSSVWPRFINIENLQPLFSNRQGDKLDTFEEVSYERRVKYTWLVTTPNKMLKNEYPQWQEKYSPSVNALN from the coding sequence ATGAAAATGCTTAAAAAAACCTACATTGCTGCTGCATTAACTGTTGCTTGTTTTTCAGGCGCTATCCACGCTCAAGAGTTAACCTGGGATAACGCTAACCTTCACACTGTTTCGCTGATGATGAGCGAGCCGATGATGAAAGTGGATGGAAGCTACCACGAACTGCTTGATTCTCATTACTTCAAGCCAATGATGACAAAAGATAAAGTAGTGATGGCACCACTTGATGACATCATTGATGAACTTAACGGCGTAACTAAGGTTGATGGCAAAAAGATCGAATTCACTCTAAATGGTAAAACCGTTGTGATGAAAGATGGCTCGTCGGATGCAACTGTTAACGGTAAAAAAGTAAAAGCGCCAGCGGCTGCAAAACTGGTTGACGGTGCGATGTATGTGCCTTTTAAATTTGTCTTTGAGCAGTTCAATGGCAAATACAGCTGGAACTCTTCACGTAACCTTGCAGAAGTTACGCTGCTTCGCCCTGAAGGCACTATCTTCAAAGCTGAAAAAGGCAATATTTCTCTTAAAACCCTCGGCGATCAGAAAGATGAGTGGTACGGCAGTGCAGAAGCACAAACAGTTGCTGATGCAATGGTTAAAAACCAAAATGCAGACGGCGGTTGGTTTAAAATCGGTAGCTCCAACTCACTTGCGCAAGTTTACGATCGCGATACATTCCCGACTTATCGTCAAAAATCGACGATTGATAACGACGCCACTTATACCCAGATCATGACGCTGGCGAAAGTTTACCAGCACACTAATAAAGCGGAATATAAAGATGCGGCAATTCGCGGTGTTGAGTACCTATTGGATGGTCAATACAAAAACGGCGGGTGGCCACAATTCTTCCCGAACTCTACAGGTTATCACCGTCATGTGACGTTCAATGATAATGCGATTGCAAATACATTGAATGTGATGCGTGACGTGGCCAGCCAGAAGAATGAATTTGCTTTCGTCTCTGATAAATTAGCGAAACGCGCACAGGCTTCTATGGACAAAGGTTTGCGCCTTGTTCTTGATAGCCAGGTTGTGTCAAATGGCCAGAAGACCGGTTGGTGTGCGCAGTACAACATAGATACACTTGCTTGTGAGCGAGGCCGTTCTTATGAACTTGCTTCTATCAGTGGTGATGAAAGTGTTAATGTTATTCAGTTCCTTATGAGCATCGACAATCCTTCAGCTGAAGTCGTGGATTCGGTCAACAGTGCGGTGTCTTTCCTGAAGAGCAAGGAAATCACAGGCAAGAAAATGATCAGAACGCCTGACGATACCATGGAGTTTGGTGTTAACCGTGTGGTTATCGACCAGGAAGGCAGCAGTGTGTGGCCACGCTTCATTAATATCGAAAATCTACAGCCACTATTCTCGAACCGTCAGGGTGACAAACTTGATACATTTGAAGAGGTGAGTTATGAGCGTCGTGTGAAGTACACATGGCTGGTGACAACACCTAATAAGATGCTGAAAAATGAATACCCTCAGTGGCAGGAAAAATACTCGCCATCGGTAAATGCTCTGAATTAA
- a CDS encoding LysR substrate-binding domain-containing protein: MQNRLPSTKNLQAFLATAQHLNFTHAAEALNMTQGAISRQIQSIESLMGVALFYRQARGLALTPEGAKFIPLAEEIIQRLQASIREVVDSANRIKLNAPSCITSWLLGHIANFQQDYPDVNVELTSTTKHQAVPNFDSFDLVISYGKPIRSKTIDQVVLFDEILAPVCAPQLWDKMAQQNLEKEPDELSLLKRCTWLHANTEQSDWSMWLASRGYRNIQGRGNQTFATLDQAVNAAQQGFGMAIGDITLAEQDLKSKRLIRPFNSYVASGNGYHLLNPKHEGNAMVGKLVNWLAEQSTTGH; the protein is encoded by the coding sequence ATGCAGAACAGACTCCCTTCAACAAAAAACCTGCAAGCGTTTTTAGCCACAGCGCAGCACCTCAATTTTACTCATGCCGCAGAGGCTCTGAACATGACACAGGGTGCGATTAGCCGTCAGATCCAATCGATAGAGAGCCTGATGGGCGTTGCGCTATTTTATCGTCAGGCACGAGGTCTTGCTCTCACGCCCGAGGGCGCAAAGTTTATTCCGTTGGCAGAAGAGATTATCCAGCGTTTGCAAGCTTCTATTCGAGAAGTAGTCGACAGCGCAAACCGTATCAAGCTTAACGCACCAAGTTGTATTACTTCATGGCTGTTAGGTCATATCGCCAATTTTCAGCAAGACTATCCTGATGTGAATGTCGAGCTGACCTCGACCACCAAGCATCAGGCCGTTCCTAACTTCGATAGTTTCGACTTGGTGATCTCTTACGGTAAGCCGATTCGCAGTAAAACCATCGATCAGGTAGTGTTGTTCGATGAGATCCTGGCTCCGGTATGCGCACCACAATTATGGGATAAGATGGCCCAGCAAAACTTAGAAAAAGAGCCAGACGAATTAAGTCTGCTCAAGCGATGCACCTGGCTGCACGCAAACACGGAGCAGTCTGACTGGTCAATGTGGCTGGCATCACGAGGGTATCGCAATATTCAGGGTAGAGGTAACCAAACTTTTGCTACGCTCGATCAGGCGGTGAACGCCGCTCAGCAAGGGTTTGGAATGGCGATTGGTGATATCACGCTGGCTGAGCAGGACTTGAAGTCAAAACGCTTAATCCGGCCATTTAACAGCTATGTCGCCTCTGGCAATGGCTATCATCTGCTCAACCCGAAACACGAAGGCAACGCCATGGTTGGTAAGCTGGTGAACTGGTTAGCGGAACAAAGCACTACAGGCCATTAG